The following coding sequences are from one Polyodon spathula isolate WHYD16114869_AA chromosome 7, ASM1765450v1, whole genome shotgun sequence window:
- the LOC121318281 gene encoding leukotriene A-4 hydrolase-like, translating to MAAETDPSSLASFSKCITKHLNLRFHVDFDSHAIKGNVALTIEALEDKLSSLILDTKDLKINKVTANGQDAKFTLGTAHSFRGSPLEITLPFELSRGQHVIIEVSYETSPQASALQWLTPEQTAGKKHPYLFSQCQATHCRTMVPCQDTPSVKHTYYAQVSVPKELVAVMSAVRDGQEADPKDSSRTIYRFRQAVAMPSYLIAIVVGALESREIGPRTRVWSEKELVDLAAYEFAETETMLKTAEQLAGPYVWGQYDLLVLPPSFPFGGMENPCLSFVTPTLLAGDRSLSNVIAHEISHSWTGNLVTNKTWEHFWLNEGHTVYLERMIVGRMFNEQFRQFKAMGGWKELQDSINTFGAKSPLTNLVPDLSEVNTDEAFSSVPYEKGFALLYHLEELLGGPEVFMGFVKSYIQMFAYSSVTTDDWKNYLYTYFKDKVDILNKVDWNGWMHTPGMPPVKPQYDTTLADACIALCKRWIKASEADLSSFSAADLQKLSSHQVIEFLALLLHEDPIPLSHVKRMQEVYNLNAVKNSEIRFRWLRVCVLAKWEEAVPLAMQMATEQGRMKFTRPLFRELYKFDKYREQAVSTFLKCRSSMHPVTAMLVAKDLKIDHGKTTAF from the exons ATGGCTGCAGAGACAGATCCTAGCTCCTTGGCTTCTTTCTCCAAGTGCATCACCAAACACTTGAATCTGCGCTTTCATGTAGATTTCGACAGTCATGCTATTAAAGGGAACGTCGCTCTAACTATAGAGGCACTGGAAGACAAATTGTCTAGCCTG ATTTTGGACACAAAGGAcctgaaaataaacaaagttaCAGCCAATGGACAGGATGCCAAGTTTACTTTGGGAACGGCACACAGCTTCAGAGGCTCCCCCCTGGAGATCACCCTTCCGTTCGAGTTGTCCAG GGGTCAGCACGTGATCATTGAAGTGTCTTATGAGACCTCACCACAAGCCTCCGCACTGCAGTGGCTCACCCCTGAGCAGACAGCAGGGAAAAAGCACCCCTATCTCTTCAGTCAGTGCCAG GCTACCCATTGCCGGACCATGGTCCCATGTCAGGACACCCCATCTGTGAAGCATACATACTATGCTCAG GTCTCTGTGCCAAAGGAGTTGGTGGCTGTTATGAGTGCTGTCAGGGATGGCCAGGAGGCCGACCCCAAGGACAGCAGCAGGACCATCTACCGATTCAGGCAAGCT GTGGCAATGCCGTCTTACTTGATTGCTATTGTAGTTGGTGCGTTAGAGAGCAG AGAGATTGGACCTAGAACTAGGGTGTGGTCGGAGAAGGAGCTGGTGGATCTGGCAGCCTATGAGTTTGCTGAG actgaaacAATGCTGAAGACTGCTGAGCAGCTGGCCGGGCCCTACGTGTGGGGACAGTATGACCTGCTAGTACTTCCACCTTCCTTCCCTTTTGGTGGTATGGAGAATCCATGTCTCAGCTTTGTAACACCAACCCTGCTG GCTGGAGACCGATCCTTATCCAAC GTAATTGCACATGAAATCTCCCACAGCTGGACGGGCAACCTGGTGACCAACAAAACATGGGAGCACTTCTG GTTAAACGAAGGCCATACAGTCTACCTGGAGCGTATGATTGTGGGCCGTATGTTCAATGAACAGTTCAGGCAGTTCAAAGCTATGGGAGGCTGGAAGGAGCTGCAGGATTCA ATTAACACGTTTGGAGCGAAGAGCCCCCTGACCAACCTTGTTCCTGATCTGAGTGAAGTGAATACAGATGAAGCCTTCTCCTCAGTGCCGTACGAAAAGGGGTTCGCTCTGCTTTACCATCTCGAGGAGCTGCTTGGGGGGCCAG aGGTGTTTATGGGTTTCGTCAAGTCCTACATTCAAATGTTTGCCTATAGCAGTGTCACTACAGATGACTGGAAAAACTACTTGTATACATATTTCAAGGATAAG GTTGACATTCTCAATAAAGTAGACTGGAATGGTTGGATGCATACCCCAGGCATGCCTCCAGTAAAACCACA ATATGACACAACATTAGCAGATGCCTGCATTGCCTTGTGCAAGAGATGGATCAAG GCAAGCGAAGCTGACTTGAGCTCTTTCAGTGCCGCTGATCTGCAGAAGCTGTCTTCCCATCAAGTGATTGAGTTCCTTGCCCTGTTACTGCATGAG GACCCAATTCCTCTGTCGCATGTCAAGAGGATGCAAGAGGTGTACAACTTAAATGCTGTCAAAAATTCTGAAATACGATTCAG GTGGCTGCGTGTTTGTGTCCTTGCTAAATGGGAGGAGGCAGTCCCTCTGGCCATGCAGATGGCTACTGAGCAAGGAAGAATGAAGTTTACTCGCCCGCTTTTCAG AGAGCTGTACAAATTTGACAAGTACCGTGAGCAGGCTGTCAGTACCTTTCTGAAGTGTAGGTCTAGTATGCACCCAGTCACAGCCATGCTTGTGGCCAAGGACCTGAAGATTGACCACGGGAAAACCACTGCTTTCTAA
- the LOC121318282 gene encoding histidine ammonia-lyase-like: MPRFTVHVRDEWLTVPCRDLSRTVQWLGLEALKRYIKNKPDNGGIGSVQEASFYVRRCQGQGLLDADDTLEDTLEDNDFVEIVIVGDTMSPDFNPSQPGSGHLNSPYREPNEYILLDGNNLTSTDLVSLGKGLYMIKLTPEAEKKVGQSRALIENIVTENKVVYGITTGFGKFARTVIPNSKLKELQENLVRSHSAGVGKPLSPERSRMLLALRINVLAKGYSGISLDTLHQMIEAFNASCLSYVPEKGTVGASGDLAPLSHLALGLMGEGKMWSPKSGWADAKYVLEAHGLKPISLKPKEGLALINGTQMITSLGAEAVERALAIARQADIIAALTLEVLKGTTKAFDSDIHELRPHPGQKEVAFRFRSLLDSDHHPSEIAESHRFCDRVQDAYTLRCCPQVHGVVNDTIAFAKNIIDTEINSATDNPMVFAERGETISGGNFHGEYPAKALDYLAIGVHELAAISERRIERLCNPSLSELPAFLVCEGGLNSGFMIAHCTAASLVSENKVLCHPSSVDSLSTSAATEDHVSMGGWAARKALKVIEHVEQVLSIELLAACQGIEFLRPLRTTTPLEKVYDLVRSVAKPWIRDRFMAPDIEAVHRLLLDQKIWKVAHPYIEKYRMEHIPESRPVSPTAFVLDSPASPRKRLRNECDH, from the exons ATGCCGCGATTCACAGTGCATGTCAGGGATGAGTGGCTGACTGTCCCCTGCAGGGACCTGTCCCGCACAGTGCAGTGGCTGGGTCTCGAGGCGCTGAAACGATACATAAAGAACAAGCCGGATAATGGGGGCATCGGCTCCGTGCAAGAGGCCAGTTTCTATGTAAGAAGATGCCAAGGGCAAGGGCTGCTGGACGCGGATGACACTTTGGAAGATACGCTGGAAGATAATGATTTTGTAGAAATTG taatcgTCGGGGATACAATGTCTCCTGACTTCAATCCGTCTCAGCCAGGAAGCGGTCATCT TAATAGCCCATATCGAGAACCAAATGAA TATATTTTGTTGGACGGGAACAATCTTACAAGCACTGATCTGGTCAGTTTAGGAAAGGGCCTCTACATGATTAAG CTCACTCCAGAAGCGGAAAAGAAAGTCGGACAGTCAAGGGCACTTATAGAGAACATAgtgacagaaaacaaag TTGTGTATGGAATCACAACAGGGTTTGGGAAGTTTGCTCGTACAGTCATCCCAAATAGCAAACTCAA GGAACTGCAGGAGAATTTGGTTCGCTCTCATTCGGCAG GTGTTGGCAAGCCACTGAGCCCTGAGCGCTCCCGAATGCTCCTGGCCTTGAGGATCAATGTTCTGGCCAAAGGCTACAGCGGCATTTCCTTGGACACTCTCCATCAGATGATTGAAGCCTTCAatg CTTCCTGCCTCTCCTATGTGCCGGAGAAGGGGACGGTTGGGGCCAGCGGAGACCTCGCCCCTCTGTCTCACCTGGCTCTGGGACTGATGGGAGAGGGCAAGATGTGGTCACCCAAGAGCGGCTGGGCAGATGCCAAATAC GTTTTGGAGGCTCATGGACTGAAACCTATATCACTGAAGCCTAAAGAG GGGCTGGCGCTCATCAATGGAACCCAGATGATCACGTCTCTGGGTGCGGAGGCAGTTGAGAGAGCCCTGGCTATCGCCAGACAGGCTGACATCATCGCAGCTCTGACACTGGAGGTCCTGAAGGGAACCACAAAGGCCTTTGACAGTG ACATCCATGAGCTGCGGCCCCACCCTGGGCAGAAAGAGGTGGCTTTCAGGTTCCGATCCCTTCTGGATTCAGATCACCACCCCTCTGAAATTGCAG aaaGCCACAGGTTCTGTGACAGAGTTCAGGATGCATACACTTTACGCTGCTGCCCTCAG GTCCATGGAGTGGTGAACGACACAATTGCCTTTGCAAAGAATATCATTGACACAGAGATTAACAGCGCCACAGACAACCCT ATGGTATTCGCAGAAAGAGGCGAAACCATTTCGGGAGGAAATTTTCATGGTGAATACCCAGCTAAA GCTCTAGACTACCTTGCGATTGGCGTGCATGAACTCGCTGCAATAAGCGAGAGAAGAATTGAACGCCTGTGTAACCCCTCTCTCAGCGAGCTCCCAGCATTTCTGGTCTGTGAAGGGGGTCTAAACTCAGGTTTTATGATTGCTCACTGCACAGCTGCATCCTTGG TTTCAGAGAATAAAGTGCTGTGCCACCCCTCCTCTGTGGACTCCCTGTCCACCAGCGCTGCCACTGAGGACCATGTATCTATGGGGGGCTGGGCTGCCAGGAAAGCACTCAAAGTGATTGAACATGTGGAGCAAG ttctttccataGAACTACTTGCAGCCTGTCAAGGGATTGAGTTTTTACGCCCCCTGAGAACTACCACGCCATTGGAGAAGGTCTATGACCTTGTGCGCTCTGTTGCAAA GCCTTGGATTAGGGACCGCTTCATGGCTCCAGATATTGAAGCTGTCCACAGGCTGCTTTTGGACCAAAAG ATATGGAAAGTGGCACATCCTTACATTGAAAAATATAGAATGGAACACATCCCTGAATCCCGGCCAGTCTCACCAACTGCCTTTGTGCTCGATTCTCCAGCATCACCACGCAAACGTCTTCGCAACGAGTGTGATCACTGA